Proteins from a genomic interval of Zonotrichia leucophrys gambelii isolate GWCS_2022_RI chromosome 5, RI_Zleu_2.0, whole genome shotgun sequence:
- the FIBIN gene encoding fin bud initiation factor homolog: MPLPVRLAWLLGLCSLCRGYFEGPLYPEMSNGSLHHYFVPDGDYEENDDPERCQLLFRVSEQRRCGAAAAPGGGLTLREELTVLGRQVEDAGRVLEGIGRSISYDLDGEESYGAYLRRESAQISDAYSSSDRSLSELEGKFRQGQEQGGREESRLGDSFLGLLLHARALLRETRHVSSGLRDKYDLLALTVRSHGARLSRLKNDYLRV; encoded by the coding sequence ATGCCGCTCCCTGTGCGCTTGGCgtggctgctggggctctgcagcctctgccgCGGGTACTTCGAGGGGCCACTGTACCCCGAGATGTCCAACGGGAGCCTGCACCACTACTTCGTCCCTGATGGGGACTACGAAGAGAACGACGACCCCGAGCGGTGCCAGCTGCTGTTCCGGGTGAGCGAGCAGCGGCGGtgcggcgcggcggcggcgccgggcggcgGGCTCACCCTGCGCGAGGAGCTGACGGTGCTGGGCCGGCAGGTGGAGGACGCGGGCCGGGTGCTGGAGGGCATCGGCAGGAGCATCTCCTACGACCTGGACGGGGAGGAGAGCTACGGCGCCTACCTGCGCCGCGAGTCCGCCCAGATCAGCGACGCCTACTCCAGCTCGGACCGCTCGCTGAGCGAGCTGGAGGGCAAATTCcggcagggccaggagcagggcGGCCGGGAGGAGTCCCGCCTGGGCGACAgcttcctggggctgctgctgcacgCCCGCGCCCTGCTCCGCGAGACCCGCCACGTTTCCAGCGGGCTGCGCGACAAGTACGACCTGCTGGCGCTGACGGTGCGCAGCCACGGCGCCCGCCTCAGCCGCCTCAAGAACGACTATCTCCGCGTCTGA